A region from the Manihot esculenta cultivar AM560-2 chromosome 13, M.esculenta_v8, whole genome shotgun sequence genome encodes:
- the LOC110629177 gene encoding transcription initiation factor TFIID subunit 6 isoform X3 — protein sequence MSIVPKETIEVIAQSIGINNLSEDAALSLAPDVEYRMREIMQEAIKCMRHSKRTTLTSDDVDTALSLRNVEPVYGFASGGPLQFKRAIGHRDLFYIDDKDVDFKDVIEAPLPKAPLDTSVVCHWLAIEGVQPAIPENAPLEVILPPPDGKNNEQKDKLPVDIKLPVKHVLSRELQLYFDKITELTVRRSDSALFKEALASLATDSGLHPLVPYFTCFIADEVACGLNDYKLLFALMRVVWSLLQNPHIHIEPYLHQLMPSVVTCLVAKRLGNRFADNHWELRDFTANLVASICKRFGHVYSSLQTRLTKTLVNALLDPKRSLTQHYGAIQGLAALGPNVQVRLLILPNLEPYLQVLEPEMLLEKQRNEMKRYEAWRVYGALLHAAGQCIYDRLKIFPPLPSPPAHTVWRSNGKVVTDKRKASTEHLEQPPAKKIATDGPVMASSSPSHMQGEAIAPAPSNDSNVGPSASSEHMPNNDLDGKVERGKGDRRSIKTSAILNQVWKDDLKSGHILASLFELFGQDILSFIPAPEMSLFL from the exons ATGAGTATAGTGCCGAAGGAGACAATAGAGGTGATAGCGCAAAGCATTGGTATAAACAATTTAAGTGAAGATGCAGCCCTTTCTCTCGCTCCTGATGTCGAATATCGCATGCGGGAGATCATGCAAGAAGCAATCAAATGTATGCGTCATTCCAAGAGGACTACCTTGACCTCTGATGATGTTGATACTGCTCTCAGCCTCAGAAATGTCGAG CCAGTATATGGCTTTGCATCAGGTGGTCCTTTGCAGTTCAAAAGAGCCATTGGTCATAGGGATCTGTTTTACATTGATGACAAGGATGTGGATTTTAAAGAT GTGATTGAAGCTCCATTACCAAAAGCACCACTTGATACTTCAGTTGTTTGTCACTGGCTAGCTATTGAAGGTGTCCAACCTGCTATACCTGAAAATGCTCCATTGGAAG TTATTTTGCCTCCTCCTGATGGCAAAAACAATGAACAAAAGGATAAACTTCCAGTTGATATTAAATTGCCAGTGAAACATGTATTATCTAGGGAGTTGCAG CTATACTTTGATAAAATTACAGAGCTTACAGTGAGAAGGTCTGATTCAGCCCTCTTTAAAGAAGCGTTGGCGAGTCTAGCCACTGACTCAGGACTTCATCCATTGGTTCCTTATTTCACGTGCTTCATAGCTGATGAG GTTGCTTGTGGTTTAAATGATTATAAACTTCTCTTTGCCTTGATGCGTGTTGTTTGGAGTCTTCTTCAGAACCCTCATATTCACATTGAACCTTAT CTACATCAATTGATGCCATCTGTAGTCACCTGCCTTGTTGCAAAAAGGTTAGGGAATAGATTTGCAGACAACCACTGGGAACTCAGAGACTTCACTGCTAACCTGGTTGCCTCGATCTGCAAAAG ATTTGGGCATGTTTATAGCAGTCTCCAGACCCGTTTGACAAAAACTTTGGTCAACGCACTTTTGGACCCAAAACGGTCACTGACTCAGCACTATGGTGCAATTCAAGGACTGGCAGCTCTAGGACCCAATGTG CAGGTTCGCCTTCTTATACTGCCAAACCTTGAGCCTTATCTCCAAGTTCTTGAACCAGAGATGCTGCTTGAGAAGCAAAGGAACGAGATGAAGAGGTATGAAGCTTGGCGTGTTTATGGAGCGTTATTG CATGCAGCAGGACAGTGCATATATGACCGGCTTAAGATTTTCCCACCTTTGCCATCACCTCCAGCACACACAGTGTGGAGGAGCAATGGAAAAGTTGTTACAG ATAAACGCAAGGCAAGCACTGAGCACTTGGAACAACCGCCGGCAAAGAAGATAGCAACTGATGGGCCAGTTATGGCATCATCATCACCATCTCATATGCAAGGGGAAGCTATTGCTCCAGCTCCTTCAAATGATTCTAATGTGGGTCCATCCGCATCTTCTGAACATATGCCAAACAATGACTTGGATGGCAAAGTTGAAAGAGGGAAGGGAGATCGTCGATCAATAAAGACGTCGGCCATCCTCAATCAGGTATGGAAGGATGATTTGAAATCTGGGCATATCCTGGCATCACTGTTTGAGCTGTTTGGTCAAGATATTCTATCCTTCATTCCAGCCCCTGAGATGTCATTATTCTTGTGA
- the LOC110629177 gene encoding transcription initiation factor TFIID subunit 6 isoform X4 → MSIVPKETIEVIAQSIGINNLSEDAALSLAPDVEYRMREIMQEAIKCMRHSKRTTLTSDDVDTALSLRNVEPVYGFASGGPLQFKRAIGHRDLFYIDDKDVDFKDVIEAPLPKAPLDTSVVCHWLAIEGVQPAIPENAPLEVILPPPDGKNNEQKDKLPVDIKLPVKHVLSRELQLYFDKITELTVRRSDSALFKEALASLATDSGLHPLVPYFTCFIADEVACGLNDYKLLFALMRVVWSLLQNPHIHIEPYLHQLMPSVVTCLVAKRLGNRFADNHWELRDFTANLVASICKRFGHVYSSLQTRLTKTLVNALLDPKRSLTQHYGAIQGLAALGPNVVRLLILPNLEPYLQVLEPEMLLEKQRNEMKRYEAWRVYGALLHAAGQCIYDRLKIFPPLPSPPAHTVWRSNGKVVTDKRKASTEHLEQPPAKKIATDGPVMASSSPSHMQGEAIAPAPSNDSNVGPSASSEHMPNNDLDGKVERGKGDRRSIKTSAILNQVWKDDLKSGHILASLFELFGQDILSFIPAPEMSLFL, encoded by the exons ATGAGTATAGTGCCGAAGGAGACAATAGAGGTGATAGCGCAAAGCATTGGTATAAACAATTTAAGTGAAGATGCAGCCCTTTCTCTCGCTCCTGATGTCGAATATCGCATGCGGGAGATCATGCAAGAAGCAATCAAATGTATGCGTCATTCCAAGAGGACTACCTTGACCTCTGATGATGTTGATACTGCTCTCAGCCTCAGAAATGTCGAG CCAGTATATGGCTTTGCATCAGGTGGTCCTTTGCAGTTCAAAAGAGCCATTGGTCATAGGGATCTGTTTTACATTGATGACAAGGATGTGGATTTTAAAGAT GTGATTGAAGCTCCATTACCAAAAGCACCACTTGATACTTCAGTTGTTTGTCACTGGCTAGCTATTGAAGGTGTCCAACCTGCTATACCTGAAAATGCTCCATTGGAAG TTATTTTGCCTCCTCCTGATGGCAAAAACAATGAACAAAAGGATAAACTTCCAGTTGATATTAAATTGCCAGTGAAACATGTATTATCTAGGGAGTTGCAG CTATACTTTGATAAAATTACAGAGCTTACAGTGAGAAGGTCTGATTCAGCCCTCTTTAAAGAAGCGTTGGCGAGTCTAGCCACTGACTCAGGACTTCATCCATTGGTTCCTTATTTCACGTGCTTCATAGCTGATGAG GTTGCTTGTGGTTTAAATGATTATAAACTTCTCTTTGCCTTGATGCGTGTTGTTTGGAGTCTTCTTCAGAACCCTCATATTCACATTGAACCTTAT CTACATCAATTGATGCCATCTGTAGTCACCTGCCTTGTTGCAAAAAGGTTAGGGAATAGATTTGCAGACAACCACTGGGAACTCAGAGACTTCACTGCTAACCTGGTTGCCTCGATCTGCAAAAG ATTTGGGCATGTTTATAGCAGTCTCCAGACCCGTTTGACAAAAACTTTGGTCAACGCACTTTTGGACCCAAAACGGTCACTGACTCAGCACTATGGTGCAATTCAAGGACTGGCAGCTCTAGGACCCAATGTG GTTCGCCTTCTTATACTGCCAAACCTTGAGCCTTATCTCCAAGTTCTTGAACCAGAGATGCTGCTTGAGAAGCAAAGGAACGAGATGAAGAGGTATGAAGCTTGGCGTGTTTATGGAGCGTTATTG CATGCAGCAGGACAGTGCATATATGACCGGCTTAAGATTTTCCCACCTTTGCCATCACCTCCAGCACACACAGTGTGGAGGAGCAATGGAAAAGTTGTTACAG ATAAACGCAAGGCAAGCACTGAGCACTTGGAACAACCGCCGGCAAAGAAGATAGCAACTGATGGGCCAGTTATGGCATCATCATCACCATCTCATATGCAAGGGGAAGCTATTGCTCCAGCTCCTTCAAATGATTCTAATGTGGGTCCATCCGCATCTTCTGAACATATGCCAAACAATGACTTGGATGGCAAAGTTGAAAGAGGGAAGGGAGATCGTCGATCAATAAAGACGTCGGCCATCCTCAATCAGGTATGGAAGGATGATTTGAAATCTGGGCATATCCTGGCATCACTGTTTGAGCTGTTTGGTCAAGATATTCTATCCTTCATTCCAGCCCCTGAGATGTCATTATTCTTGTGA
- the LOC110630544 gene encoding uncharacterized protein LOC110630544 → MSVEVLDGATIVNFVEDEEAFTVSVRDRFDDLDTDQDGLLSYAEMLKELQSLRVFETHFGIDVKTDPEELARVYGSLFEQFDHDLSGRVDLEEFKEETKQMMLAMANGLGFLPVQMVLEEDSLLKKAVERESASASAAA, encoded by the coding sequence ATGAGTGTGGAAGTTTTGGACGGTGCCACCATTGTGAACTTCGTGGAGGACGAAGAAGCGTTCACTGTATCAGTACGTGACCGTTTTGATGACCTTGATACAGACCAAGATGGTCTTCTTTCCTATGCAGAAATGTTGAAGGAGTTGCAGAGTCTGAGGGTTTTCGAGACTCATTTTGGAATAGATGTGAAGACAGACCCAGAAGAGCTGGCTCGAGTGTACGGTTCTCTGTTCGAGCAGTTTGATCATGACTTGAGTGGGAGAGTAGATTTGGAGGAGTTCAAGGAAGAGACGAAGCAGATGATGCTGGCCATGGCTAATGGGTTGGGTTTCTTGCCTGTTCAGATGGTGTTGGAAGAAGACAGTCTCTTGAAGAAGGCTGTGGAGAGGGagtctgcttctgcttctgctgcTGCTTAA
- the LOC110629177 gene encoding transcription initiation factor TFIID subunit 6 isoform X1 — translation MSIVPKETIEVIAQSIGINNLSEDAALSLAPDVEYRMREIMQEAIKCMRHSKRTTLTSDDVDTALSLRNVEPVYGFASGGPLQFKRAIGHRDLFYIDDKDVDFKDVIEAPLPKAPLDTSVVCHWLAIEGVQPAIPENAPLEVILPPPDGKNNEQKDKLPVDIKLPVKHVLSRELQLYFDKITELTVRRSDSALFKEALASLATDSGLHPLVPYFTCFIADEVACGLNDYKLLFALMRVVWSLLQNPHIHIEPYLHQLMPSVVTCLVAKRLGNRFADNHWELRDFTANLVASICKRFGHVYSSLQTRLTKTLVNALLDPKRSLTQHYGAIQGLAALGPNVQVRLLILPNLEPYLQVLEPEMLLEKQRNEMKRYEAWRVYGALLHAAGQCIYDRLKIFPPLPSPPAHTVWRSNGKVVTGSNKRKASTEHLEQPPAKKIATDGPVMASSSPSHMQGEAIAPAPSNDSNVGPSASSEHMPNNDLDGKVERGKGDRRSIKTSAILNQVWKDDLKSGHILASLFELFGQDILSFIPAPEMSLFL, via the exons ATGAGTATAGTGCCGAAGGAGACAATAGAGGTGATAGCGCAAAGCATTGGTATAAACAATTTAAGTGAAGATGCAGCCCTTTCTCTCGCTCCTGATGTCGAATATCGCATGCGGGAGATCATGCAAGAAGCAATCAAATGTATGCGTCATTCCAAGAGGACTACCTTGACCTCTGATGATGTTGATACTGCTCTCAGCCTCAGAAATGTCGAG CCAGTATATGGCTTTGCATCAGGTGGTCCTTTGCAGTTCAAAAGAGCCATTGGTCATAGGGATCTGTTTTACATTGATGACAAGGATGTGGATTTTAAAGAT GTGATTGAAGCTCCATTACCAAAAGCACCACTTGATACTTCAGTTGTTTGTCACTGGCTAGCTATTGAAGGTGTCCAACCTGCTATACCTGAAAATGCTCCATTGGAAG TTATTTTGCCTCCTCCTGATGGCAAAAACAATGAACAAAAGGATAAACTTCCAGTTGATATTAAATTGCCAGTGAAACATGTATTATCTAGGGAGTTGCAG CTATACTTTGATAAAATTACAGAGCTTACAGTGAGAAGGTCTGATTCAGCCCTCTTTAAAGAAGCGTTGGCGAGTCTAGCCACTGACTCAGGACTTCATCCATTGGTTCCTTATTTCACGTGCTTCATAGCTGATGAG GTTGCTTGTGGTTTAAATGATTATAAACTTCTCTTTGCCTTGATGCGTGTTGTTTGGAGTCTTCTTCAGAACCCTCATATTCACATTGAACCTTAT CTACATCAATTGATGCCATCTGTAGTCACCTGCCTTGTTGCAAAAAGGTTAGGGAATAGATTTGCAGACAACCACTGGGAACTCAGAGACTTCACTGCTAACCTGGTTGCCTCGATCTGCAAAAG ATTTGGGCATGTTTATAGCAGTCTCCAGACCCGTTTGACAAAAACTTTGGTCAACGCACTTTTGGACCCAAAACGGTCACTGACTCAGCACTATGGTGCAATTCAAGGACTGGCAGCTCTAGGACCCAATGTG CAGGTTCGCCTTCTTATACTGCCAAACCTTGAGCCTTATCTCCAAGTTCTTGAACCAGAGATGCTGCTTGAGAAGCAAAGGAACGAGATGAAGAGGTATGAAGCTTGGCGTGTTTATGGAGCGTTATTG CATGCAGCAGGACAGTGCATATATGACCGGCTTAAGATTTTCCCACCTTTGCCATCACCTCCAGCACACACAGTGTGGAGGAGCAATGGAAAAGTTGTTACAGGTTCAA ATAAACGCAAGGCAAGCACTGAGCACTTGGAACAACCGCCGGCAAAGAAGATAGCAACTGATGGGCCAGTTATGGCATCATCATCACCATCTCATATGCAAGGGGAAGCTATTGCTCCAGCTCCTTCAAATGATTCTAATGTGGGTCCATCCGCATCTTCTGAACATATGCCAAACAATGACTTGGATGGCAAAGTTGAAAGAGGGAAGGGAGATCGTCGATCAATAAAGACGTCGGCCATCCTCAATCAGGTATGGAAGGATGATTTGAAATCTGGGCATATCCTGGCATCACTGTTTGAGCTGTTTGGTCAAGATATTCTATCCTTCATTCCAGCCCCTGAGATGTCATTATTCTTGTGA
- the LOC110629177 gene encoding transcription initiation factor TFIID subunit 6 isoform X2 has product MSIVPKETIEVIAQSIGINNLSEDAALSLAPDVEYRMREIMQEAIKCMRHSKRTTLTSDDVDTALSLRNVEPVYGFASGGPLQFKRAIGHRDLFYIDDKDVDFKDVIEAPLPKAPLDTSVVCHWLAIEGVQPAIPENAPLEVILPPPDGKNNEQKDKLPVDIKLPVKHVLSRELQLYFDKITELTVRRSDSALFKEALASLATDSGLHPLVPYFTCFIADEVACGLNDYKLLFALMRVVWSLLQNPHIHIEPYLHQLMPSVVTCLVAKRLGNRFADNHWELRDFTANLVASICKRFGHVYSSLQTRLTKTLVNALLDPKRSLTQHYGAIQGLAALGPNVVRLLILPNLEPYLQVLEPEMLLEKQRNEMKRYEAWRVYGALLHAAGQCIYDRLKIFPPLPSPPAHTVWRSNGKVVTGSNKRKASTEHLEQPPAKKIATDGPVMASSSPSHMQGEAIAPAPSNDSNVGPSASSEHMPNNDLDGKVERGKGDRRSIKTSAILNQVWKDDLKSGHILASLFELFGQDILSFIPAPEMSLFL; this is encoded by the exons ATGAGTATAGTGCCGAAGGAGACAATAGAGGTGATAGCGCAAAGCATTGGTATAAACAATTTAAGTGAAGATGCAGCCCTTTCTCTCGCTCCTGATGTCGAATATCGCATGCGGGAGATCATGCAAGAAGCAATCAAATGTATGCGTCATTCCAAGAGGACTACCTTGACCTCTGATGATGTTGATACTGCTCTCAGCCTCAGAAATGTCGAG CCAGTATATGGCTTTGCATCAGGTGGTCCTTTGCAGTTCAAAAGAGCCATTGGTCATAGGGATCTGTTTTACATTGATGACAAGGATGTGGATTTTAAAGAT GTGATTGAAGCTCCATTACCAAAAGCACCACTTGATACTTCAGTTGTTTGTCACTGGCTAGCTATTGAAGGTGTCCAACCTGCTATACCTGAAAATGCTCCATTGGAAG TTATTTTGCCTCCTCCTGATGGCAAAAACAATGAACAAAAGGATAAACTTCCAGTTGATATTAAATTGCCAGTGAAACATGTATTATCTAGGGAGTTGCAG CTATACTTTGATAAAATTACAGAGCTTACAGTGAGAAGGTCTGATTCAGCCCTCTTTAAAGAAGCGTTGGCGAGTCTAGCCACTGACTCAGGACTTCATCCATTGGTTCCTTATTTCACGTGCTTCATAGCTGATGAG GTTGCTTGTGGTTTAAATGATTATAAACTTCTCTTTGCCTTGATGCGTGTTGTTTGGAGTCTTCTTCAGAACCCTCATATTCACATTGAACCTTAT CTACATCAATTGATGCCATCTGTAGTCACCTGCCTTGTTGCAAAAAGGTTAGGGAATAGATTTGCAGACAACCACTGGGAACTCAGAGACTTCACTGCTAACCTGGTTGCCTCGATCTGCAAAAG ATTTGGGCATGTTTATAGCAGTCTCCAGACCCGTTTGACAAAAACTTTGGTCAACGCACTTTTGGACCCAAAACGGTCACTGACTCAGCACTATGGTGCAATTCAAGGACTGGCAGCTCTAGGACCCAATGTG GTTCGCCTTCTTATACTGCCAAACCTTGAGCCTTATCTCCAAGTTCTTGAACCAGAGATGCTGCTTGAGAAGCAAAGGAACGAGATGAAGAGGTATGAAGCTTGGCGTGTTTATGGAGCGTTATTG CATGCAGCAGGACAGTGCATATATGACCGGCTTAAGATTTTCCCACCTTTGCCATCACCTCCAGCACACACAGTGTGGAGGAGCAATGGAAAAGTTGTTACAGGTTCAA ATAAACGCAAGGCAAGCACTGAGCACTTGGAACAACCGCCGGCAAAGAAGATAGCAACTGATGGGCCAGTTATGGCATCATCATCACCATCTCATATGCAAGGGGAAGCTATTGCTCCAGCTCCTTCAAATGATTCTAATGTGGGTCCATCCGCATCTTCTGAACATATGCCAAACAATGACTTGGATGGCAAAGTTGAAAGAGGGAAGGGAGATCGTCGATCAATAAAGACGTCGGCCATCCTCAATCAGGTATGGAAGGATGATTTGAAATCTGGGCATATCCTGGCATCACTGTTTGAGCTGTTTGGTCAAGATATTCTATCCTTCATTCCAGCCCCTGAGATGTCATTATTCTTGTGA